The Mycolicibacterium monacense genome contains the following window.
CGGCGGGAGGCCGCGCTCAGCTGCTCCATCACCTCGGGCCGCTCGTCGAACACCGCGCACTGCTCGGCGGCCGACTTCGTGCTGCCGGCGCGGCGGCCGACGTCCGGGTAGGCCTGCAGGATCGAGTCGATGGAATCCTCGGACAGGCCGAAGAGCAGCTCATCGGCCTTGCGGAACAGTGCGTCGTGGTTCTCGTAGGGCCGGTCGCGGGCCAGATCGGCGGCCAGCGACACGCTGCAGCAGCATTCGTACACCGCGTGGACGGCCCGGCGGATCGGCATGTCGTTGTAGGCCGCGAGGCCAATGCCCTGGTGCATCAGCATGGGCCCATGATCGGAGCGTCAAGCCACGACCGCGTTACGCCGTGTTACGGGCGCGATAATTTCGGTGGCCGGGCTAGTGGCCTTCGGCCTTGAACCGTTCGAAGGACCGCTGCACCTCGGCCTCGGCCGCCTCGCGGCCGGTCCAGTCGGCGGCCTTGACGTACTTGTTCGGCTCCAGGTCCTTGTAGTGGACGAAGAAGTGCTTGACCTCCTCGAGCACCTGCTCGGGGACGTCGGCGAGGTCCTGGATGTGGTCCCAGCGCTTGTCGCCGGCCGGTACGCAGAGCACCTTGTCGTCGCCGCCAGCCTCGTCGGTCATCTGGAACATCGCCACCGGACGGGCGTCGACGATGCAGCCGGGGAACACCGACTCGGGCAGCAGTACCAGCGCGTCGAGGGGGTCGCCGTCCTCGCCGAGCGAGTTCTCGATGAAGCCGTAGTCGGTCGGGTAGGCCATCGACGTGTAGAGGTAGCGGTCCAGTTTGAGCCGGCCGGTCTCGTGGTCGACCTCGTACTTGTTGCGTGACCCCTTGGGGATCTCGATGACGACCTCGAACTCCACCGCAGTCGGCTCCTTCGTCTGTGTACGCACCGGGGTCGTCGGGTGACGACGACGCGGGTCCACAGTAAACGAGCGATACGCTGCTGTTGGCGGGGTGGTTCGGTCACCTCATTCGACAGCAGGAGTGTTATGCGGCCCACCCGGTGGCGGCGATCGACCCACGTGCTGGTCGGGCTGGCCGTGCTGGTGCTGGTCGCGGTCCTCGTCGCGGTCGCCGCGGTGTTCACCACCGGCCGCAATTCCGATGCCCAGGCCGCCAAACCCCTGCCCGCCCCCGCGACCGCGAACCCGGCCGTCGTGCCGGTCACCGAATCCGCGCCGATGCCGACCGACGCCGGTCTGGCCGCCGCGCTCGCCCCCGCGCTGGCGGATCCGAACCTCGGCGAGCTGGCCGGGCGGGTCACCGACGCGATGACCGGCGACCCGCTGTGGGACCGGCACGCCGACGTGCCGATGCAGCCCGCCTCGACCAACAAGGTGCTCACCGCCGCCGCGGCGCTGCTGACGCTGGATCGCGAGGCCCGGCTGACCACCACGGTGGTGGCCGGGGACCAGAAGCGGGATCCAGGGTTGGTGGTGCTCAAGGGCGGTGGCGATCCGACCCTGTCCGCGGCGCCCCGCGGCACCGACAGCTGGTACCGGGACGCCGCCCGCATCGGCGAACTCGCCGATCAGGTGCGGCGCAGCGGGATCGAACCGACCGCGGTGGCCGTGGACACCAGCGCCTACACCGGTCCGGAGATGGCGTTCGGCTGGGACCCGCTGGACATCCCCGGCGGTGACATCGCGCCGATGGTGCCGGTCATGCTCGACGGCGGCCGCACCCAACCGGTCAGCGAGGAGTCGCGGCGCTCACCCACCCCGGCCGCCGACGCCGGGCGCGCGCTGGCCACCGCGCTGCGCATCGACCCCGCCGCGGTCACGGTGCTACGCGGCCCGTACCGGGGCGGCAGGCAGATCGCGGCCGTGCAGTCACCGCCGCTGATGGAACGGCTGCGGGTGATGATGAACCTCTCCGACAACGTGATGGCCGAGGCCATCGGTCGGGAAGTGGCCGCCCAGCTCGGCCGCCCGCAGAGCTTCGACGACGCCGCCAAGGCGGTGCTCGCGCAGTTGCGCAAGGCCGGCATCGACACCACGGGCGCCCGGTTGTTCGACTCCAGCGGCCTGTCGGTCGACGACCGGCTGACCGCGCGCACCCTCGATGACGTGATCACCGCCGCCGCCGGCGACGACCATCCCGAACTGCGCCCGCTGGTGGACCTGCTGCCGATCGCCGGGGGCAGCGGCACGCTGTCCAACCGCTACCTCGACACCGCCGCGGGGCGCGAGGCCGCCGGATGGCTGCGCGCCAAGACCGGATCGCTGACCGGAACCAACTCGCTGGCCGGCATCGTCACCGACGCCCGCGGCCGCGTGCTGACGTTCGCGCTGATGTCGAACAACGCCGGCCCGACCGGCCGCACGGCCCTCGACGCCCTGGCCGCCACGCTGCGCGCCTGCGGGTGCGGCTCATGAGCGCGTCGTCGGCCGACCTCACGGTCGGACGCACCGTGGACTGGCGCTTCGCGGCCACCGTCGGCGCCAAGCTCGTCCGGCCCGGTCCGCCCGCCACCGACTACACCCGCCGCCAGGCCGTCGAACAGCTCGCCACCGCGTCGCGGGAGGCCGAGCTGCCCGTACGCGAGGTCACGGGGCTCAACGAGGGCAACGCCGTCACCGAGGCGCGCATCATCGACCGCCCCGGGTGGATCCAGGCCGCGGCACAGTCGATGCGGACGATGACCGGTGGCACCGACCGGCCGAGCAATTTCCTGACCGGCCGCGTCACCGGCGCGCAAACCGGAGCGGTGCTGGCATTCGTGTCGTCGGGCATCCTCGGCCAGTACGACCCGTTCGCGACCGCCGGAGGGCAGGAGCGAAGCGACCCGGGAAATGGTCCGAGCGGTGAACTGCTGCTGGTGTGGCCGAACGTGATCGCGGTCGAACGCCAGCTGCGGGTGTCGCCCACCGACTTCCGGCTGTGGGTGTGCCTGCACGAGGTCACCCACCGCGTCCAGTTCCGCGCCAACCCGTGGCTGGCCGACCACATGTCGTCGGCGCTGGCGATGCTGACCAAGGACGCCGGCGAAGACGTCACCGAGGTGGCCGCGCGGCTGGCCGACTATGTGCGCAACCGGCGCGCGCACACCGACGCGCACTCGACCGGGGTGCTGGGGCTGATGCGCGCGATGCAGGCCGAACCGCAGCGGCGCGCACTCGACCAGCTGCTGGTGCTGGGCACCCTGCTCGAGGGGCACGCCGACCACGTGATGGACGCGGTGGGCCCCGCCGTGGTGCCGTCGGTGGCCACCATCCGCGCCCGCTTCAACCAGCGGCGCGAGCGCAAACAGCCGCCCGTGCAGCGCATCCTGCGCGCACTGCTCGGCGTCGACGCCAAGATCAGCCAGTACACCCGCGGTAAGGCGTTCGTCGACCACGTCGTGGCCAAGGTCGGGATGGAGCGGTTCAACACCGTCTGGTCCGGACCCGAAACCCTGCCGCTGCCAACAGAAGTCGACGAGCCGCAGCGATGGATCGACCGCGTGCTGTAGCCGCGCTGCGCACCGAGGTGGCCCGGTTCGCACGCCGCCACCTGGCCGGCACGCAACGCTGGTGTGTGGCGCTGTCCGGCGGAGCCGATTCGCTGGCGCTGACCGCGGTGGCCGCCGACATCCTGCCCACCACCGCCCTGATCGTCGACCATGGGCTGCAACCGGATTCGGCTGCCGTCGCCGAGACCGCCCGTGCCGAAGCGCTGCGTCTCGGCTGCCCCGACGCGCACGTGCTGCGGGTCGACGTCGGCACCTCGGGCGGACCCGAGGCCGCCGCCCGCACGGCCCGCTACGGCGCGTTGCGCGCGGCCCACGGAGGCGCTCCGGTGCTGCTCGGCCACACCCTCGACGACCAGGCGGAGACGGTGCTGCTCGGGCTGGGGCGCGGCTCGGGTCCGCGGTCGATCGCCGGGATGCGGGTGTGCGATCCGCCCTGGTACCGCCCCCTGCTGGGGGTGCGCCGCGCGGCGACCGCCGCCGCATGCACCGAACTCGGGCTACATCCGTGGGTGGATCCGCACAACAGCGATCCGCGCTACACCCGCAGCCGGCTGCGCACCGAGGTGCTGCCGCTGCTCGAAGACGTCCTCGCCGGGGGAGTGGCCGCAGCGCTGGCGCGCACCGCCGCCGCGCTGCAGGACGACAACGACACCCTCGACGCGCAGGCCGGTGCGGCGTTGGCCGAGGTCACCACCGGAGCGGGACTCGACACCGCACGGCTGGCGGAGCTGCCCGCCGCCATCCGGCGGCGGGTGATCCGCAGCTGGCTGCTCGCCGGTGGCGCCCGCGGGCTGACCGACACCCAGATCCAGCGGGTCGACGCCCTGGTGAGCGCCTGGCACGGGCAGGGCGGCGTGGCGGTCCCGTCCGCGTCGGTGCGTCAGCGGCTGATCGCGGGACGCCGCGACGGGCTGCTGACCCTGCATCACGAGCCGGTGTGAGAGCGGCCGCGTTGGTTCCGGTCCCGACGGCATGGCACGCTGTGGGCGTGCCTGCGCATACACCCGACCTGTACGAGGGCGACATCAAGTCGGTGCTGCTGTCGGAGGAACAGATCCAATCCCGGACGGCCGAATTGGCCGCCCAGATCGCGGACACCTACCGCGCGGCGATCGGGGATAGCGGGCAGGACCTGCTGCTGGTCACGGTGCTCAAGGGCGCCGTCATGTTCGTCACCGACCTGGCCCGTTCGATCCCGCTGCCCACCCAGCTCGAGTTCATGGCCGTCAGCTCCTACGGCTCGTCCACGTCGTCGTCGGGGGTGGTGCGCATCCTCAAAGACCTCGACCGCGACATCAACGACCGCGACGTGCTGATCGTCGAGGACATCGTCGACTCGGGTCTGACGCTGTCGTGGCTGCTGCGCAACCTGGCCACCCGGCAGCCGCGGTCGCTGCGGGTGTGCACGCTGCTGCGCAAACCCGACGCCGTGCGCGCCGACGTCGACATCGAGTACGTCGGTTTCGACATCCCCAACGAGTTCGTCGTCGGCTACGGGCTGGACTACGCCGAGCGCTACCGCGACCTGCCCTACATCGGCACGCTGGAACCGAAGGTCTACACGCACGACTGATCGGCGATCAGCCGCTCACGCGAGCTCCCAGATCACGGTCACGCTGAACCCGACGGTCTGCCGGCCCGGCTCCAGCGGCACCGCCATGGCGGCCTCCCCACGGGGCATCGGGGTGGGGGGCGTGGAACCGGGTGACT
Protein-coding sequences here:
- a CDS encoding 2-oxo-4-hydroxy-4-carboxy-5-ureidoimidazoline decarboxylase, yielding MLMHQGIGLAAYNDMPIRRAVHAVYECCCSVSLAADLARDRPYENHDALFRKADELLFGLSEDSIDSILQAYPDVGRRAGSTKSAAEQCAVFDERPEVMEQLSAASRRYREHFGFGFVMYVNGYCAQDVLAALTDRLLNDYETERKVVRNELARINRIRLERMLGPEGGYHNW
- a CDS encoding inorganic diphosphatase, yielding MEFEVVIEIPKGSRNKYEVDHETGRLKLDRYLYTSMAYPTDYGFIENSLGEDGDPLDALVLLPESVFPGCIVDARPVAMFQMTDEAGGDDKVLCVPAGDKRWDHIQDLADVPEQVLEEVKHFFVHYKDLEPNKYVKAADWTGREAAEAEVQRSFERFKAEGH
- the dacB gene encoding D-alanyl-D-alanine carboxypeptidase/D-alanyl-D-alanine endopeptidase, which produces MRPTRWRRSTHVLVGLAVLVLVAVLVAVAAVFTTGRNSDAQAAKPLPAPATANPAVVPVTESAPMPTDAGLAAALAPALADPNLGELAGRVTDAMTGDPLWDRHADVPMQPASTNKVLTAAAALLTLDREARLTTTVVAGDQKRDPGLVVLKGGGDPTLSAAPRGTDSWYRDAARIGELADQVRRSGIEPTAVAVDTSAYTGPEMAFGWDPLDIPGGDIAPMVPVMLDGGRTQPVSEESRRSPTPAADAGRALATALRIDPAAVTVLRGPYRGGRQIAAVQSPPLMERLRVMMNLSDNVMAEAIGREVAAQLGRPQSFDDAAKAVLAQLRKAGIDTTGARLFDSSGLSVDDRLTARTLDDVITAAAGDDHPELRPLVDLLPIAGGSGTLSNRYLDTAAGREAAGWLRAKTGSLTGTNSLAGIVTDARGRVLTFALMSNNAGPTGRTALDALAATLRACGCGS
- a CDS encoding zinc-dependent metalloprotease — protein: MSASSADLTVGRTVDWRFAATVGAKLVRPGPPATDYTRRQAVEQLATASREAELPVREVTGLNEGNAVTEARIIDRPGWIQAAAQSMRTMTGGTDRPSNFLTGRVTGAQTGAVLAFVSSGILGQYDPFATAGGQERSDPGNGPSGELLLVWPNVIAVERQLRVSPTDFRLWVCLHEVTHRVQFRANPWLADHMSSALAMLTKDAGEDVTEVAARLADYVRNRRAHTDAHSTGVLGLMRAMQAEPQRRALDQLLVLGTLLEGHADHVMDAVGPAVVPSVATIRARFNQRRERKQPPVQRILRALLGVDAKISQYTRGKAFVDHVVAKVGMERFNTVWSGPETLPLPTEVDEPQRWIDRVL
- the tilS gene encoding tRNA lysidine(34) synthetase TilS → MDRPRAVAALRTEVARFARRHLAGTQRWCVALSGGADSLALTAVAADILPTTALIVDHGLQPDSAAVAETARAEALRLGCPDAHVLRVDVGTSGGPEAAARTARYGALRAAHGGAPVLLGHTLDDQAETVLLGLGRGSGPRSIAGMRVCDPPWYRPLLGVRRAATAAACTELGLHPWVDPHNSDPRYTRSRLRTEVLPLLEDVLAGGVAAALARTAAALQDDNDTLDAQAGAALAEVTTGAGLDTARLAELPAAIRRRVIRSWLLAGGARGLTDTQIQRVDALVSAWHGQGGVAVPSASVRQRLIAGRRDGLLTLHHEPV
- the hpt gene encoding hypoxanthine phosphoribosyltransferase gives rise to the protein MRAAALVPVPTAWHAVGVPAHTPDLYEGDIKSVLLSEEQIQSRTAELAAQIADTYRAAIGDSGQDLLLVTVLKGAVMFVTDLARSIPLPTQLEFMAVSSYGSSTSSSGVVRILKDLDRDINDRDVLIVEDIVDSGLTLSWLLRNLATRQPRSLRVCTLLRKPDAVRADVDIEYVGFDIPNEFVVGYGLDYAERYRDLPYIGTLEPKVYTHD